One Leeia speluncae genomic window, TGCATCTCTAGCATTCAGCACCAGATTGAGAATAGCATTCTCCAACTGAGCCCTATCTAACCATGCAAACGGCTCAACCTCGCTCAGCACTAGCTCCACCCCAACCCCAGAGCCAATACTGTATTCCACCAAGTCAGTTAACCCGACCACAACAAGATTTAAATCTAACAACTCGGGTTTAAGCGATTGCTTACGAGCAAACGCCAATAACCGCTGCGTTAACTGACCACCTCTTTCTGATGCTTGGCGCGCCCGTCTCAAATATTTTGTCGCTTCATCAGACAAGTCTGGCTGAACCTCTAATAAATATAGGTTGCCCAAAATAGCCGCCAATAAATTATTAAAGTCGTGCGCCACACCGCCGGTCAACTGTCCCAATACCTCCATCTTTTGAGATTGCCTTAATTGTGCCTCGACGGCTCGTCGCTCAGACAGATCACTATAAAGCGTCACGAAGCCACCACCGGGCATGGGGTTACTGCGAAATTCGACCACCTTTCCATTTGGAAAGGTAAATTCAAAGCGCTGCTCAGAGTGCTGGCGCAAATCATTTAGCGCCTGCCACGAAGGCAAAGGAGTTGAAACATCAACAACTGGCAGCCATGCTTGAATTTGGTGTAACGGGGTTCCTACCGCTAACTGGCCAGGCGCAAACTCTAGCAGAGTCACATAGCGCTGATTCCACGCTAACAAATTCCCATGTCGATCAAAAACGGATAAGCCATCGTTAATATTTTCAAATACTGTTTCTAATAGTTTTCGTTGCTCGGTTAAATCATTCGCCATTCGCCTGATTGCAAGTGCATTTTCACGGAATACTTGAAAAGCGCGAGCCAACTCACCCAACTCATCTTTTCTAGTTAGTGCAGGGACAGTCTGCTCCGTATCCCCCTTTGCCAATTTGCTCATGACTTTTGTAATACCGGATAAGCTTTTCACCAACCTATTCACCGCACCAGCACCCGAAATAGCAAATAGAATAGATAAACCGGTTAAAACTGCAATCCCGACCAATCCAGACTGCACCGCATGCTTTACAGACCATGTACGGTTTTCAACCGATTTACTTGCCTCTCCCACATAAACATCCACCTCTTGCCCCAGTCTTGCTGCCTCTGCCCTAGTCAATGAAAGCAAAAAAGCTTTTTGATCTAATAAAGCAAATTGCTTTTTACGAATAGAGAAGATGCTTGTATCTGACACGGCCAATGCGATTAATTGCGGAAAACCTTCCTGTAACAAACTAGAACTTATGTTTTGCTGAACATCTTTCTCTAGCACTGAGAGGGTATCTATATCAGACACGCTACTTGCAATTAGCAATTGCCTTGCCAATTGAACAGCAGCAGATGGCGCCGACTGAAATTCATCTAATTGCTGCAAACGGTCCAACTGATAAAGCTGCTCGCGCAAATCTTCCCGAAGAAAAAGATCTTGCCTTGTCGCTGAAATTAAAGCCTCTATTGATTTTTCTAAACGCGAGAGCGACTCAACTAACTGCTGTCGCTCCACCCCCTTTCGAGATAATCCGCGAGACAAGCGACTTGCCTCATAAAGCCTGGACCGGAGTGCATCGGCTTCTGTCTGCAACTGAAAGGGCAATGTTGTTTCTGCTACATATGGCGCCATAGCAGCCAAGGAAGAGGTTTTTTGCGCCATTTCTAAGGCGCGAGATATATCTGGCAATACATCAGACTGAAAACCATCTAATGCATCTTGTGTGTTTTTCATGCCCTGCCAACCCACCAAGGCAAGCGACATAGAAGATAGAAACATGACCAAAAAAGCCAGCAGCAACCGCACCCGAACTGTTTCAGGCTTCAATCCTACAAGCCATTTTCTAATTTTCATTTCAGGCATCACCTTTTTTAACGGATGAAGAGCAACTAAGCGTGTTTTACATCCGCAGCAAACAAGTAGCCAATCCCACGCTCCGTCTTGATAAAAGAAGGCTGTCTTGAATTTGGCTCGATTTTTTTCCTGAGTCGGGTGATCAACACATCTATCGTCCTATCAAATACCTCGGTATCACCACTGCGAGTGTGCGCCAGCAATGCATCACGACTTAAAACACGCCGAGGGTTTTTTACAAATGCCTCTAGCAGCGCAAATTCACCCGGAGTGAGCGCACATGACTGCATATTTGCATCAAACAGTTCACGACTAGTTAAATTCACCGTCCAACTGGAAAATGTATAACATTCCGCCCCGTCAATACCTGCAAGCACAGGCGCCTGAACGCGTTCCATTCTCCGCAATAAAGCACGAACCCTTGCCAACAACTCTCTTGGATTAAATGGCTTCATAACAAAGTCGTCGGCCACCAATTCCAAGCCAAGTATACGATCTGTCTCGTCACCTTTTCCGGTAAGAATCACAATTGGCGCACTAGAAAGCTGCCGCACAGCTCGGGCGACAGTTAAGCCATCTTCCCCTTTGAGCTTCAAATCCATCAACACTAAATCAATAGGCGTCTTAGTCACTTCCTGCATAGCGGATTTACCGTTATCCACCGCTACAGCCTCAAACCCTGCAGATGACAAAAGGTCTTGCAGCATTTCCAACATATCTATTTCATCATCAACAATTAAAATTCGCTGCATTTGGACGAACCTCTTCTTTTGGTGCACTCAATCAATATGAAACGCTGGCATTCTAGTAATTCAATATTCTCTAACATTCGAATACATACTTTGTTTCAATTGTTTCAATTTAAACTATATAAAACCATATAAAAAAATAAACCCCATGACGACAAATCATGGGGTTTATTGTTCAACCAAAAGTTTAGTAACTTACGCCAGCCTATGCCGCCTGACCAATTAAGCTAGATGCATCCACATTCAAAATGCGGTAAACCTCTTTTAACACCTTATCAAGATTCGCTTGCTGATCAGAAATCGCTTGTGCAACAGTTTCTAGTTCAATGACACGCTCTTCTAACGTATCCGTCGCCTTATGAATCCGCTTCACGTTTTCTAAACGACGACGCAATTGCAACTGATGTTCACGGACTTGCGTTTCCATTGGTGCCATAATGGCTTTCAGCCACGCCTCTACATCTCTATTCGCAACATCAAAAACATAGACGACATTGTTTGCAATGGTTTCGAAGAATTTGTGCGTTAGCGTTTCTTGCCTAGTGGTAAG contains:
- a CDS encoding PAS-domain containing protein; its protein translation is MKIRKWLVGLKPETVRVRLLLAFLVMFLSSMSLALVGWQGMKNTQDALDGFQSDVLPDISRALEMAQKTSSLAAMAPYVAETTLPFQLQTEADALRSRLYEASRLSRGLSRKGVERQQLVESLSRLEKSIEALISATRQDLFLREDLREQLYQLDRLQQLDEFQSAPSAAVQLARQLLIASSVSDIDTLSVLEKDVQQNISSSLLQEGFPQLIALAVSDTSIFSIRKKQFALLDQKAFLLSLTRAEAARLGQEVDVYVGEASKSVENRTWSVKHAVQSGLVGIAVLTGLSILFAISGAGAVNRLVKSLSGITKVMSKLAKGDTEQTVPALTRKDELGELARAFQVFRENALAIRRMANDLTEQRKLLETVFENINDGLSVFDRHGNLLAWNQRYVTLLEFAPGQLAVGTPLHQIQAWLPVVDVSTPLPSWQALNDLRQHSEQRFEFTFPNGKVVEFRSNPMPGGGFVTLYSDLSERRAVEAQLRQSQKMEVLGQLTGGVAHDFNNLLAAILGNLYLLEVQPDLSDEATKYLRRARQASERGGQLTQRLLAFARKQSLKPELLDLNLVVVGLTDLVEYSIGSGVGVELVLSEVEPFAWLDRAQLENAILNLVLNARDAMQRQGQIKIATMVDAASKMVSLSITDSGTGIPEHIRERVFEPFFTTKTGSGSGLGLSIIYGFVKQSGGDIQLSSVMNSGTTFTLYFPLAEKVFVESAQDDLYIAPIPEGLNLLLVEDEEDVRDALTDVLRHHGFQVVPVSSVDSALSSAEIHAFDFVLSDVDLYAGGSGVQLLLALNKLQPDLPVLLMSGLPSEMLKERFDLPMGANLLPKPFKIEMFQEKLVEMLDLA
- a CDS encoding response regulator, encoding MQRILIVDDEIDMLEMLQDLLSSAGFEAVAVDNGKSAMQEVTKTPIDLVLMDLKLKGEDGLTVARAVRQLSSAPIVILTGKGDETDRILGLELVADDFVMKPFNPRELLARVRALLRRMERVQAPVLAGIDGAECYTFSSWTVNLTSRELFDANMQSCALTPGEFALLEAFVKNPRRVLSRDALLAHTRSGDTEVFDRTIDVLITRLRKKIEPNSRQPSFIKTERGIGYLFAADVKHA